In a genomic window of Flavobacterium lipolyticum:
- a CDS encoding response regulator: MFKKVLVAEDLDTMNLGIEQVLKDLNINHFQQSKYCDEAFLKMRKAIQDDEPYDLLISDLSFKTDHREVKIANGDELVQKVRELQPNIKIIAYSVEDKSYRIKSLFENAKIDAFVAKGLNSIEELKKAIHIISTTDQKFISPEVASALQEKSNFEIDDVDIKILKYLSAGTSQDEIIEIFKSTDIKPNSKSAVEKRLSKLKDFFKANNTIHLVTITKDMGII; the protein is encoded by the coding sequence ATGTTTAAAAAAGTACTAGTTGCCGAAGATCTTGATACTATGAATTTAGGAATTGAACAAGTCCTGAAGGATTTAAATATCAACCATTTTCAACAATCAAAATATTGTGATGAAGCCTTTCTAAAAATGCGCAAAGCCATTCAGGATGATGAGCCTTATGATTTGCTTATTAGTGATCTTTCCTTCAAGACAGATCATCGCGAAGTAAAAATTGCTAACGGAGATGAACTGGTTCAAAAAGTACGAGAATTACAGCCCAACATTAAGATCATTGCGTATTCGGTCGAAGATAAAAGCTACCGCATTAAATCCCTTTTTGAGAATGCAAAAATAGATGCTTTTGTAGCAAAAGGTCTGAATAGCATCGAAGAACTAAAAAAAGCGATTCACATCATCTCGACCACAGATCAAAAGTTTATTTCACCCGAAGTCGCTTCTGCACTTCAGGAAAAAAGCAACTTCGAAATTGATGATGTCGATATTAAAATTCTGAAATACTTATCAGCCGGAACTTCACAGGATGAAATCATAGAAATTTTTAAAAGCACCGATATTAAACCCAATAGTAAAAGTGCCGTAGAAAAAAGATTGTCAAAACTTAAAGACTTTTTTAAGGCAAACAATACGATTCATTTGGTTACCATTACCAAAGACATGGGAATTATCTAA
- a CDS encoding DUF4236 domain-containing protein: protein MGFRFQKRIKLGGGFGLNLSRSGISPSLRTKMGTFSKSGYSVKTGISGLRYQNSGCITLIAFTGIISFLIFTIKHL, encoded by the coding sequence ATGGGCTTTCGATTTCAAAAAAGAATAAAACTAGGAGGAGGTTTTGGCTTAAACTTAAGCAGATCCGGAATTTCTCCCAGTTTAAGAACAAAAATGGGAACATTCAGCAAAAGTGGTTATTCTGTGAAGACCGGAATATCAGGACTACGATATCAAAATAGCGGATGCATTACACTAATTGCATTTACGGGAATTATATCATTTTTAATTTTTACAATAAAACATTTATAA
- a CDS encoding excalibur calcium-binding domain-containing protein: MGYRKGYFKKDGTYVQAHFTNTRSRSYSKKNSGCMLLLLITMTFGLAVSCSESSDSNSNCPTKTCGDFTTQALAQSTYNSNKNCYKNLDSDGDGIACEK; encoded by the coding sequence ATGGGATACAGAAAAGGTTACTTTAAAAAAGACGGGACATATGTCCAAGCGCATTTTACCAATACAAGATCAAGATCTTATTCAAAAAAGAATAGCGGCTGTATGTTACTATTACTTATCACAATGACATTCGGATTGGCTGTTTCTTGTTCAGAATCATCGGATTCAAACTCAAACTGTCCAACCAAAACTTGTGGTGATTTTACCACTCAGGCACTGGCGCAATCAACGTACAACAGCAATAAAAACTGTTACAAAAACCTGGATTCTGACGGAGATGGAATCGCTTGCGAAAAATAA